CCACCAGGCGGTTCTGGGTGTCCAGCAGGGCCACCCACACCTCCTCGTGGGGCGAGGCGGCCAGGCGCATGCGGGCCATTTCCGCCACCGCCTGCGGGCTGCCCAGCACCTCGCGCTCGCGGGCCGGGGTTTCCACGTAGCGGGCCATCACCTCGCGCAGCAGGGCCCAGAAATCCAGCATGGCCGGGCCGAAGCCCTTTACCCCCATCAGCTCCGAGGGGCGCGCGTCCAGCACGCCGCGCAGGCTGCCGAAGCGGGACAGCAGTTCCTTGGCCAGCGGCTTGGTATCGCGGCGCAGCAGCACGTGGCCCAGCAGCAATTCCAACACCTCGTAGTCGGGCAGGGCGGCGGGGTCG
This genomic window from Nitratidesulfovibrio sp. SRB-5 contains:
- the radC gene encoding RadC family protein, encoding MTTGPHYHGHRERVRARLRNDPAALPDYEVLELLLGHVLLRRDTKPLAKELLSRFGSLRGVLDARPSELMGVKGFGPAMLDFWALLREVMARYVETPAREREVLGSPQAVAEMARMRLAASPHEEVWVALLDTQNRLVAWERASRGTVNASVVYPREILELALRHKAASIILVHNHPGGNPSPSAGDIEITRQLELSAKAIGMRLLDHVIVTDDACYSLKDDGLI